The following are encoded in a window of Tessaracoccus flavescens genomic DNA:
- the trpA gene encoding tryptophan synthase subunit alpha has translation MSQFTDAQRLGVSGQVVARCLDEGRPALVGYLPVGYPSVASSIEAVRAITEGTEGRGVDLVEIGIPYSDPLMDGLVIQHATTKARARGVRTRDAFAAVEAVAATNATPMVMTYWNLIEAYGVDRFARDLASAGGAGAITPDLPPDDCPEWFEASDANGLDRVFLIAPSSTEERIRLTMGSCRGWVYASSVMGVTGTRSATSDAAPVIVERARAVDPGLPVGIGLGVSNADQAAEIGAFADLVIVGSALLKCLDSDGVDLDGDLNRLRTLAGELARGVERSRR, from the coding sequence ATGAGCCAGTTCACCGATGCGCAGCGGCTGGGCGTCTCCGGGCAGGTCGTCGCCCGCTGCCTGGACGAGGGCCGCCCGGCGCTCGTCGGCTACCTTCCCGTCGGCTACCCGAGCGTCGCCTCGTCCATCGAGGCCGTGCGCGCCATCACCGAGGGGACCGAGGGGCGCGGCGTCGACCTCGTCGAGATCGGCATTCCGTACTCCGACCCGCTGATGGACGGCCTCGTCATCCAGCACGCCACCACAAAGGCGCGGGCGAGGGGAGTGCGTACCCGTGACGCCTTCGCCGCCGTCGAGGCGGTCGCGGCGACCAACGCGACCCCGATGGTGATGACCTACTGGAACCTGATCGAGGCCTACGGCGTCGACCGGTTCGCCCGCGACCTGGCGTCTGCGGGCGGTGCGGGCGCGATCACCCCCGACCTGCCGCCGGACGACTGCCCCGAGTGGTTCGAGGCGAGCGACGCCAATGGGCTCGACCGCGTGTTCCTGATCGCTCCGTCCTCGACCGAGGAGCGGATCCGACTCACAATGGGGTCGTGCCGCGGCTGGGTCTACGCCTCGAGCGTGATGGGCGTGACGGGCACCCGCTCTGCCACCTCCGACGCGGCCCCGGTCATCGTCGAGCGCGCCCGCGCCGTCGACCCAGGCCTGCCGGTCGGCATCGGGCTCGGCGTCAGCAACGCCGACCAGGCGGCCGAGATCGGCGCCTTCGCCGACCTCGTCATCGTCGGCTCCGCGCTGCTGAAGTGCCTCGACTCCGACGGCGTCGACCTCGACGGCGACCTCAACCGGCTCCGCACCCTCGCAGGCGAACTCGCCCGTGGAGTGGAGCGCTCGCGCCGCTGA